Proteins from a single region of Drosophila biarmipes strain raj3 chromosome 3R, RU_DBia_V1.1, whole genome shotgun sequence:
- the LOC108026212 gene encoding E3 SUMO-protein ligase RanBP2 yields the protein MFDTRKEVDEHVHKLLGKLPPGSERDIKGLAISKMYYKIQEYPRAIEYLTSYLRVKDEAVAHNMIATCYSRLKTPDVQKALQHWQRSMQLNPRQSEVILDACELLLTENTVLNTERAKYWLDLATDLDLGDNQHVFALRMRLNHQESNGGGDGSGNGDNTMELLMHKELQARPQDVNLRVRLLRSYVEKKKLDQAFSYALKTELESKGITSQSSEWYDMVWVLLGKMETAKDVKKNWRFWQLALHALDRLMQLSLETGSGLADSSNQLFRLDQYLHKFSNAIERAGDAPQRELHQSCADHYTGQLLLHAVTLIFKRELLGNKNKWLNALKSALPLLLLGYQVRPLEDSHHWMKHCDAEQKQLMQLWRQQGAFRCAQLGRTLLGCLDRSRMENDNQKENNNSNENQVPAQTLPGLFADSEELLSSAHQQCLDKNWRRQLFQQLFTHAEHKLKDQSSHLVRHPRLQQPLFEWPSLAEVETCELLALSLPPYSLAQHVYLALGTEPDRLGTARRVAFYEGFRRDVKQNLNYCGHDSISQVDIDLYLYATVIQTQRRFQLQRETYNTSNLGNRNAANRPHMMPFANLLSQLVSSEQSNWWDLVLRLHSNQLTSEGNRTEQRAQLQLGLEAVRGVNGPKADAIIIFQLGKILQERSDLTLELRIDTLYRQGFSMLRRQHTQQSDAFVRIFKYGSATSTAAWKDLQALAEHAVSYFSSKMFKAHQYEQFVQEVRGLDLPMAYFMQSEAYRQLEESAKTPRVSRARFSERRKECLQQTQQLLETDIKHPLHNHIQRELRRYQQNRSSHGLEDSFGSPDAHNNSSTYEDAEDDFYLGAALSANRSRRQAEPAPVTPIVVAAPPSQEMEQTVKQISKSLCVLKDDVSLGMEAMRQEIKTLTEKFTGLEELLKKLKVSSRDTPTRDVDPAAALGLDDLFIIEDALAEHHQQQQQQQNQAAVQQVVPNPYGGPTPGFYNGVPNTPAAQDRFLPAPYGSTMFNQNQMYNYYAAQAQAQAQAQFLRTPPAPGAIPPPNMFGPRNPNFGLPSMFPPPAGAPVAPYIDAMGNFTQPPPSLIPPPAQPAPPPAPISLLESKPPAALPTPGFFNTPTPGFGASPIQVPQTKPTAPIPGAGSGQGPLPASVNPVPVPAAVPAPVHVPQVAPSVPAPASATASVPALFNRALNNQPVEKEPPANVVITSSDPLPKPTSASVQPTLSVTIPAQHIKPSLVQAPEPQAQPPVPATAAFSFNFGTKTSESPFSFKSQVAKAAAEKQKEQEAELNQSGASEPNKSIPADTSADDYDPRPDFQPIIPLPDEVEVRTGEENEEVKFCERSKLFRFADKEWKERGTGLIKILCDKTTGVSRVLMRRDQTHKVCANHKITADMNLATPNKDKDKKSFLWAANDFADEQVTLEKFLVRFKTPETAEEFRVAFTNASQAAKSENPAEQAEKPADLTKTNKEAAATAPAAFTAPKTFLTSTPAPNSLFGKPQEQTKAAQSDVAPASQATVAKSLFGTLSAVSAPPVTSASQAPTPFANFSFTGNGTTAGFGTAGTGSPFKNLSFGGTSAVGSGNNTTLFTTALIKDNTVQSQTPQQQQQLNKSSASDAEEEYVPTAQFTPVIALPDLVEVVTGEENEDVLFEHRAKLLRWDREANEWKERGLGNMKLLRDRTNPNLVRLLMRREQVHKLCCNQRVLPETKFTPSTNIKAAVTWAGHDYSDEELTTALLAVRFKSLDVCQDFLDAVQKAQQSIGKEPTKEEAASAGATEKKKEEENPVKGFGDAFKPKPGSWSCQACYTSNGQDQLYCQACQEPKDATVPPKQSGLDQGNALNLTTSGSASKFSFGFAQAALPATGGFSFGGVAQPKEKPVGAAVTATSSAPASVPPAQAASLGFGKTSTTSGFGDAFKPKAGSWSCSACYVNNPGESLYCSACETPKDDTVPKKENSLGSGLTLPTTTQFSFGFGASAASKKDQAAEVTSKSSNVFGSATFNFAAPAMPTPVAPTASIGSSNFSFSMSKPAQLQPKSPAANDGDDNDSHEEEEENNTYFAPVIPLPDKIDVKTGEEDEELLYVHKAKLYRLTEGEWKERGLGDVKILRHKQTKKLRVVMRREQVFKICLNHVLNSNVVYREKTETSWMFAVHDFSEGESVLERFTLRFKNKEVAQGFHDAVKSALDGTAKAIEDDTDSKATSVTSSSAAASEAKASLDTSLHDHAGQGSCIGCDGDKFAFGKTSSVSSATYEVNPPLPMTLPLLTLPQPISKSNSSSTAATSIFKASSLGTTNSTFSGFGNLSVSEGSKAPSSTFVFGSTDKSEFGKPADPLALLQKSISSGGQGNVLNSIFGSGLSKQNSAEDSAKSIFGGGDKTTEQQKNESPKSIFGGAKAESQEAPKSIFGGTKVESQDAPNSIFGGSIAAPASGVFNPFGGASDGKDVPKSILGGTPSIFGNSNTFGAPKVESQSPASKEEPKSQFGSSNIFGGSSSGGFLFGSGSGSANIFGQKEPAVSFTDVSKQAAPEKEKETDKTTNQTPGLGEDAKDKKENTPAAQPATSTFADLGNTTGNSFADLANLASKPGGTFADLTNKASGFYNLTQQNAFKNFQSPQQTGKTESGAADGDDDDGDATNDDNYDPHYDPIVELPDEIVVTTGEENETKLYGERAKLYRYDPESKQWKERGVGEIKVLEHPQLQTFRMVMRQEQIHKLVLNMSISASLQMDYMNEQRKSFLWAGYNYAVDAEGKVATEGVLERLACRFGKQDIADEFLKTVTSCIERAKALHGDQEDDQEDDENDAAEEQDSS from the exons ATGTTCGATACGCGGAAAGAGGTTGACGAGCATGTCCACAAATTGCTGGGAAAGCTGCCGCCGGGAAGTGAG CGCGATATCAAGGGCCTGGCGATAAGCAAAATGTACTACAAGATCCAGGAGTACCCCCGGGCCATTGAGTATCTGACCAGCTATCTCAGGGTAAAGGATGAAGCGGTGGCCCACAACATGATAGCCACTTGCTACAGCAGGCTGAAGACACCCGATGTGCAGAAGGCGCTGCAGCACTGGCAACGCAGCATGCAACTCAATCCCCGGCAGTCGGAGGTGATCCTGGACGCCTGCGAACTGCTGTTGACCGAGAACACCGTCCTCAACACGGAGCGCGCCAAGTACTGGCTGGATCTGGCCACTGACCTGGACTTGGGCGACAACCAACACGTCTTCGCCTTGCGGATGCGGCTGAATCACCAGGAGAGCAACGGTGGTGGAGATGGCAGCGGTAATGGAGACAACACCATGGAACTGCTGATGCACAAGGAGCTGCAGGCCCGACCTCAGGATGTGAATCTTCGCGTGCGCCTGCTGCGAAGTTATGTGGAGAAGAAGAAGCTGGATCAGGCCTTCAGCTACGCTCTAAAAACCGAGCTGGAGTCCAAGGGCATCACGAGTCAGTCGAGCGAATGGTATGACATGGTCTGGGTGCTGCTAGGAAAGATGGAGACGGCCAAGGACGTCAAGAAGAACTGGCGCTTCTGGCAGCTGGCGCTCCACGCCCTCGACCGCCTCATGCAACTGAGCCTGGAGACAGGAAGCGGACTGGCGGACAGCAGCAACCAGCTTTTCCGCCTCGATCAATACCTGCACAAGTTCAGCAACGCGATAGAGCGGGCGGGCGATGCCCCGCAGAGGGAACTCCACCAATCCTGTGCCGATCACTATACtggccagctcctcctccacgCGGTGACGCTGATCTTCAAACGAGAGCTGCTGGGCAACAAGAATAAGTGGTTGAACGCGCTGAAATCCGCACTGCCGCTGTTGCTTCTTGGCTACCAGGTGAGACCGCTTGAAGATTCCCACCACTGGATGAAACACTGCGACGCGGAGCAGAAGCAACTGATGCAACTGTGGCGCCAGCAGGGCGCTTTCCGCTGCGCCCAGCTTGGCCGCACACTTTTGGGTTGCCTGGACCGATCGCGAATGGAAAATGACAACCAGaaggaaaacaacaacagcaatgaGAACCAAGTCCCCGCCCAAACATTGCCCGGATTATTTGCCGACTCCGAAGAACTTCTGTCTAGCGCTCACCAGCAGTGCCTGGACAAAAACTGGCGACGCCAGCTCTTCCAACAGCTATTCACCCACGCCGAGCACAAGCTGAAAGATCAGTCCTCGCATCTGGTGCGCCACCCGCGTCTGCAGCAGCCTCTTTTCGAGTGGCCCAGTCTGGCGGAGGTCGAGACCTGTGAGCTGCTAGCGTTGTCACTGCCGCCCTACTCCTTGGCCCAACATGTCTACTTGGCGCTGGGAACCGAGCCCGACCGGCTTGGTACAGCGCGGCGCGTGGCCTTCTATGAAGGTTTTCGCCGGGATGTAAAGCAGAACCTCAACTACTGCGGCCACGATTCCATCAGCCAGGTGGACATCGACCTCTACCTCTACGCCACAGTTATTCAGACCCAGCGGCGGTTTCAGCTCCAGAGGGAAACGTACAACACCTCCAATTTGGGCAACCGCAATGCTGCTAACCGGCCGCATATGAtgccgtttgccaatcttcTGAGTCAACTAGTATCTTCGGAGCAAAGCAACTGGTGGGACTTGGTGCTGCGGCTGCACTCGAACCAGCTGACCAGCGAAGGTAATCGCACCGAGCAAAGAGCTCAACTGCAGCTCGGATTGGAGGCGGTGCGTGGAGTGAATGGACCCAAAGCAGATGCCATCATTATTTTCCAGCTCGGAAAAATCCTGCAGGAGCGCTCTGACCTTACTTTGGAGTTACGCATCGATACTCTCTACAGGCAAGGATTTTCAATGCTGCGTCGCCAGCACACGCAGCAGTCGGACGCCTTTGTTCGGATCTTCAAGTACGGATCCGCCACCTCAACGGCCGCCTGGAAGGATCTCCAAGCGCTGGCTGAGCACGCTGTCTCCTATTTCAGCTCAAAGATGTTTAAGGCGCATCAATATGAGCAGTTTGTGCAAGAGGTCCGAGGACTCGATCTGCCAATGGCATACTTCATGCAATCCGAGGCGTACCGCCAACTTGAGGAGTCCGCAAAGACACCCCGAGTTTCCCGAGCTCGTTTCTCGGAGCGGAGGAAGGAGTGCCTGCAGCAGACGCAGCAGCTGCTCGAAACGGACATCAAGCACCCACTCCACAATCATATCCAACGAGAGCTTCGGCGCTACCAACAGAATCGCAGTAGTCACGGTCTCGAAGATAGCTTCGGAAGCCCCGATGCTCACAACAACTCCTCCACCTACGAGGATGCCGAAGATGACTTCTATTTGGGTGCAGCCTTGTCGGCCAACCGATCACGTCGCCAGGCGGAACCCGCTCCAGTGACACCCATTGTTGTGGCAGCGCCACCAAGCCAGGAGATGGAGCAGACTGTCAAGCAGATCAGCAAGTCTCTGTGTGTGCTGAAGGACGATGTAAGTTTGGGAATGGAAGCCATGCGCCAGGAAATCAAGACCCTCACTGAGAAGTTCACGGGACTTGAGGAGCTGCTCAAGAAGCTTAAGGTCAGCAGTCGAGACACTCCGACACGGGATGTGGATCCAGCAGCCGCTTTGGGATTGGACGACCTGTTTATAATTGAGGATGCGCTAGCAGAacaccatcagcagcagcaacaacagcagaaCCAAGCAGCCGTGCAGCAGGTGGTTCCTAATCCGTACGGTGGGCCCACTCCTGGTTTCTACAACGGTGTACCGAACACGCCGGCTGCACAGGATCGCTTTCTGCCAGCACCCTATGGGAGTACCATGTTCAACCAGAACCAAATGTACAACTACTACGCTGCTCAGGCTCAAGCCCAAGCCCAAGCCCAGTTCTTGCGGACTCCACCTGCTCCAGGGGCAATTCCACCGCCCAATATGTTTG GTCCCCGTAATCCGAACTTTGGACTGCCCAGTATGTTTCCACCGCCGGCAGGGGCTCCGGTAGCACCATACATCGACGCTATGGGTAACTTTACCCAGCCTCCTCCAAGTCTGATTCCGCCTCCCGCTCAGCCAGCTCCACCTCCGGCTCCTATAAGTCTGCTAGAGTCGAAGCCACCGGCTGCTCTGCCCACTCCCGGTTTCTTCAACACGCCAACTCCGGGCTTTGGAGCTTCGCCCATTCAGGTTCCGCAGACCAAGCCAACAGCTCCAATTCCTGGAGCTGGCTCTGGCCAAGGACCGCTTCCTGCATCTGTGAATCCTGTACCAGTACCAGCTGCTGTTCCTGCTCCTGTTCACGTACCCCAAGTGGCTCCTTCTGTGCCCGCTCCCGCTTCCGCTACCGCTAGTGTTCCAGCATTGTTTAACCGCGCCTTGAACAACCAGCCCGTGGAAAAGGAACCGCCGGCAAATGTTGTTATAACCAGTTCAGATCCGTTGCCTAAGCCAACGAGTGCAAGTGTCCAGCCAACTTTGAGTGTGACCATTCCAGCTCAGCACATCAAGCCCAGTTTGGTGCAGGCCCCGGAACCACAGGCACAGCCACCGGttccagcaacagcagccttCAGCTTTAACTTCGGCACAAAGACCTCGGAAAGTCCTTTCTCCTTCAAGTCACAAGTGGCTAAAGCAGCAGCCGAGAAACAGAAGGAACAGGAGGCCGAGCTGAACCAAAGTGGAGCTAGTGAGCCCAACAAGAGTATTCCAGCAGACACCTCTGCTGATGATTACGATCCTCGCCCCGACTTCCAGCCCATCATTCCACTGCCCGACGAAGTAGAGGTTCGCACCGGTGAGGAGAACGAAGAGGTTAAGTTTTGCGAACGATCCAAGCTCTTCCGATTTGCTGACAAGGAGTGGAAAGAGCGCGGCACGGGGCTAATAAAGATTCTGTGCGACAAAACGACCGGCGTGTCGCGGGTTTTGATGCGTCGCGATCAGACCCACAAGGTGTGTGCCAATCACAAGATCACTGCGGACATGAATCTGGCCACTCCAAACAAGGATAAGGACAAGAAATCGTTCTTGTGGGCAGCAAATGACTTTGCTGATGAGCAGGTTACGCTGGAGAAATTCCTGGTGCGTTTTAAAACACCAGAAACGGCCGAGGAGTTCAGGGTGGCCTTTACAAACGCGAGCCAAGCGGCCAAGTCCGAGAACCCAGCGGAACAGGCGGAGAAACCAGCAGACCTTACCAAAACCAACAAGGAAGCAGCTGCAACTGCTCCCGCTGCTTTCACTGCACCCAAGACTTTCTTGACCAGCACGCCAGCTCCCAATTCGCTATTCGGGAAGCCTCAGGAGCAGACGAAAGCCGCACAATCTGATGTGGCTCCAGCATCTCAAGCAACAGTGGCCAAGTCTCTGTTTGGAACCCTTTCGGCGGTCAGTGCGCCACCTGTAACTTCTGCGTCCCAAGCTCCCACGCCATTTGCCAACTTTAGCTTCACCGGGAATGGAACCACAGCAGGATTCGGCACTGCAGGCACTGGCTCTCCCTTCAAAAACCTCTCCTTCGGCGGTACATCTGCAGTGGGTAGTGGCAACAACACCACACTCTTTACCACGGCTTTGATCAAGGACAACACAGTGCAAAGTCAGAccccacagcagcagcaacagctaaACAAGTCAAGTGCATCGGACGCCGAAGAGGAGTACGTGCCCACGGCCCAGTTTACACCGGTTATCGCCCTGCCCGACCTTGTGGAAGTGGTCACCGGGGAAGAGAACGAGGATGTGCTCTTCGAGCACCGGGCCAAGCTTCTGCGTTGGGATAGGGAGGCGAATGAGTGGAAGGAGCGCGGCCTTGGCAATATGAAGCTGCTGCGTGACCGCACCAATCCCAACCTGGTGCGCCTGCTGATGCGACGCGAGCAGGTCCATAAGCTGTGCTGCAACCAACGTGTGTTGCCTGAGACCAAGTTCACTCCCTCGACGAACATTAAGGCGGCCGTCACCTGGGCGGGTCACGACTATTCCGATGAGGAGTTGACCACCGCATTGCTAGCTGTGCGGTTTAAGTCGCTCGATGTCTGCCAGGACTTCCTAGATGCCGTGCAGAAGGCCCAACAGAGCATTGGAAAGGAACCAACCAAAGAGGAGGCCGCTTCTGCTGGCGCTACAGAAAAGAAGAAGGAGGAAGAGAACCCAGTAAAGGGTTTTGGGGACGCCTTCAAGCCCAAGCCAGGCAGCTGGAGTTGCCAGGCTTGTTACACAAGCAATGGCCAGGACCAGCTTTACTGCCAGGCCTGCCAGGAGCCCAAAGACGCCACTGTACCGCCCAAGCAATCTGGGCTGGACCAAGGCAATGCACTGAACTTAACCACTAGCGGCTCGGCTAGCAAGTTCTCATTCGGCTTTGCACAAGCTGCTCTTCCCGCCACCGGCGGATTTAGCTTCGGAGGAGTTGCACAGCCCAAGGAGAAGCCAGTGGGGGCAGCTGTGACCGCCACGTCTTCGGCTCCTGCTTCAGTTCCGCCAGCTCAAGCTGCATCTCTTGGATTCGGAAAGACTTCCACTACTTCCGGATTCGGGGATGCCTTCAAGCCCAAAGCCGGTAGTTGGTCGTGCTCCGCCTGCTATGTCAATAATCCCGGAGAGTCCCTTTACTGCTCAGCCTGCGAAACACCCAAGGATGATACTGTGCCAAAGAAAGAGAACTCACTGGGATCGGGACTTACTCTGCCCACCACCACCCAGTTTAGCTTCGGTTTTGGAGCTTCTGCAGCTAGTAAGAAGGACCAGGCTGCCGAGGTGACCAGCAAGAGCAGTAATGTGTTTGGATCTGCCACCTTCAACTTTGCGGCTCCAGCCATGCCAACACCTGTAGCACCGACTGCCTCAATCGGATCCAGCAACTTCAGCTTCTCCATGTCCAAGCCAGCCCAACTGCAGCCAAAGAGTCCAGCGGCAAACGACGGAGATGATAACGATTCccacgaggaggaggaggagaacaATACCTATTTTGCGCCGGTGATCCCATTGCCTGATAAG ATCGATGTGAAAACGGgagaggaggacgaggagctaCTGTACGTGCACAAGGCCAAGCTGTACCGTCTCACCGAGGGCGAGTGGAAAGAGCGCGGCTTGGGCGACGTGAAGATTCTGCGCCACAAGCAGACCAAGAAGTTGCGCGTGGTGATGCGTCGCGAACAGGTGTTCAAGATCTGCCTCAATCATGTGCTCAACTCGAATGTGGTGTACAGGGAGAAGACCGAGACATCGTGGATGTTTGCAGTCCACGATTTCAGCGAGGGCGAGAGCGTACTGGAGCGTTTCACTCTGCGCTTTAAGAACAAGGAAGTGGCCCAAGGCTTCCATGATGCAGTTAAAAGTGCGCTTGATGGCACCGCTAAGGCCATAGAAGACGATACCGATTCAAAGGCCACTTCTGTGACTTCTTCCTCTGCGGCAGCTAGTGAGGCGAAGGCTTCCTTAGATACTTCGCTCCACGATCATGCAGGCCAGGGCAGCTGCATAGGCTGCGATGGGGACAAGTTCGCATTCGGTAAAACATCGTCTGTAAGCTCCGCCACTTATGAAGTAAACCCACCCCTACCCATGACCCTGCCTCTCCTGACTCTCCCCCAGCCCATTTCCAAATCAAATAGTTCCTCAACTGCTGCCACCTCCATATTCAAAGCTAGTTCGCTGGGCACAACCAACTCAACGTTCTCCGGCTTCGGTAATTTATCCGTATCGGAGGGAAGCAAAGCGCCTAGTTCGACCTTTGTCTTCGGTAGCACTG ATAAATCGGAATTTGGTAAACCAGCCGATCCCCTAGCTCTTCTGCAAAAATCTATCTCGAGCGGTGGACAAGGCAACGTTCTTAATTCTATTTTCGGCAGTGGCCTGTCAAAACAAAATTCGGCTGAGGATTCCGCTAAGTCCATTTTCGGCGGTGGGGACAAAACGACGGAGCAACAGAAGAACGAGTCGCCCAAGTCGATTTTCGGAGGCGCCAAAGCGGAGTCCCAAGAGGCACCCAAGTCAATCTTCGGAGGTACGAAAGTGGAGTCACAAGACGCACCCAATTCCATCTTTGGTGGCAGTATCGCTGCACCCGCTTCCGGTGTCTTTAATCCGTTTGGGGGCGCTTCAGATGGCAAAGACGTGCCAAAGTCTATCCTTGGCGGCACTCCATCCATATTCGGAAACTCCAACACTTTTGGCGCCCCCAAAGTCGAGTCCCAGTCACCAGCGAGCAAGGAAGAACCCAAGTCCCAGTTTGGGTCCTCCAACATTTTTGGAGGCTCATCATCCGgtggctttttgtttggcaGTGGTAGCGGAAGTGCCAACATTTTCGGACAAAAAGAGCCAGCCGTCTCTTTCACAGATGTGAGCAAACAGGCAGCCCCGGAAAAGGAGAAGGAAACGGATAAAACGACGAATCAAACCCCAGGTTTGGGTGAAGACGCCAAGGACAAGAAGGAAAATACACCCGCAGCACAGCCGGCGACCAGCACGTTTGCCGATTTGGGCAATACAACTGGGAACTCATTTGCCGATTTGGCCAACTTGGCAAGCAAACCGGGCGGCACATTCGCTGATTTGACCAACAAGGCGAGCGGCTTCTACAATCTGACGCAGCAGAACGCTTTCAAGAACTTTCAGTCCCCGCAGCAGACGGGCAAAACCGAGTCGGGCGCTGCAGATggggatgatgatgatggcgacGCCACCAACGATGACAACTACGATCCGCACTACGATCCCATTGTGGAGCTGCCGGACGAAATAGTGGTAACCACTGGAGAGGAGAACGAGACTAAGCTCTATGGCGAGCGGGCGAAGCTCTATCGCTATGATCCCGAGTCAAAACAGTGGAAGGAGCGAG GCGTCGGCGAGATTAAGGTGCTGGAGCACCCGCAGCTGCAGACATTCCGAATGGTCATGCGGCAGGAGCAGATCCACAAGCTGGTGCTGAACATGAGTATCTCCGCCTCCCTGCAGATGGACTACATGAACGAGCAGAGAAAGAGCTTTCTGTGGGCCGGCTACAACTATGCGGTGGACGCAGAGGGCAAGGTGGCCACCGAGGGCGTGCTGGAACGCCTGGCCTGTCGATTCGGCAAGCAGGACATCGCCGACGAGTTCCTCAAGACGGTCACCTCCTGCATAGAACGTGCCAAAGCCCTGCATGGCGATCAGGAGGATGACCAGGAGGACGACGAGAACGACGCGGCAGAGGAGCAGGACAGCTCTTAA
- the LOC108026051 gene encoding nucleoporin Nup37: MRAVTEPDHCIQLNETIYCFEICTNDFAYNLIAVALKKEISLILVGLPEESGDFGYTHLQDLDVSDKDQRCVSALAFSPDTSLNCTPNNVTVCAAQGSQLKILRTDLGQFNTLQVLHGHGDYVNDVSWVCEGELLASVSDDFTCRFWTTAGSGENVITFGLSSAGMSIKSHPEDPNKVLVAEKKGIIHLYNVRSKQTVISVESPKFPLMSADWANSNRLFITSLAGGDVVTWDLNRPFVPADVKQVHEDCGRVVRFAPGSSEMVIALIIGLTLKVFAAKSTVPLLEAPLKTFGGMAWHHRLPYITAVSDRKLLFWKVQMK; this comes from the exons ATGCGAGCTGTTACAGAACCCGATCACTGCATCCAACTGAACGAGACCATCTATTGCTTCGAGATTTGCACCAATGACTTTGCCTACAACCTAATCGCAGTGGCGCTCAAAAAGGAAATCAGCTTGATACTCGTAGGACTGCCG GAGGAGAGCGGCGACTTTGGGTACACCCACCTGCAGGACCTGGACGTGAGCGACAAGGATCAGCGGTGCGTCAGCGCACTGGCCTTCTCGCCGGACACCTCGCTGAACTGCACCCCCAACAATGTGACTGTGTGCGCCGCCCAGGGCAGCCAGCTGAAGATACTGCGCACCGATCTGGGCCAGTTCAACACGCTCCAGGTCCTCCACGGCCACGGAGACTATGTCAACGACGTATCTTGGGTCTGCGAGGGCGAGCTGCTGGCCTCCGTCAGCGATGACTTCACCTGCCGCTTTTGGACGACGGCAGGCAGCGGGGAGAATGTCATCACCTTCGGCCTGTCCTCTGCTGGCATGTCCATCAAGAGCCACCCCGAGGATCCCAATAAGGTGCTGGTGGCGGAAAAGAAAG GCATCATCCATCTGTACAATGTGAGGAGCAAGCAGACGGTCATCTCCGTGGAGTCACCCAAGTTCCCGCTCATGTCGGCGGATTGGGCCAACAGCAATAGGCTGTTCATCACCTCTCTGGCTGGCGGGGACGTTGTCACCTGGGACCTCAACAGACCCTTTGTGCCCGCCGATGTCAAGCAGGTCCACGAGGATTGCGGCCGAGTGGTTCGATTTGCACCGGGAAGCTCAGAAATGGTCATCGCCCTGATCATCGGACTCACACTCAAGGTTTTCGCAGCCAAGTCCACGGTGCCATTGCTGGAGGCTCCCCTGAAAACCTTCGGCGGCATGGCCTGGCATCATCGATTGCCCTATATCACGGCGGTCTCTGACAGAAAACTGCTCTTCTGGAAAGTGCAAATGAAGTAA
- the LOC108026452 gene encoding 40S ribosomal protein S27, which translates to MPLAKDLLHPLPAEEKRKHKLKRLVQHPNSYFMDVKCPGCYRITTVFSHAQGVVVCAGCATILCQPTGGRAKLTEGCSFRRKPQ; encoded by the exons ATGCCG CTAGCAAAAGATCTTCTGCACCCTCTGCCCGCCGAGGAGAAGCGCAAGCACAAGCTGAAGCGCCTGGTCCAGCACCCCAACTCGTACTTCATGGACGTGAAGTGCCCCGGCTGCTACAGGATCACCACCGTCTTCAGCCACGCCCAGGGCGTCGTGGTCTGCGCCGGATGCGCAACCATTCTGTGCCAGCCAACTGGAGGACGCGCCAAGCTGACAGAAG GCTGCTCTTTCCGCAGGAAGCCACAGTAA
- the LOC108026347 gene encoding protein bag-of-marbles has protein sequence MFNARAMAVGPSAIDDRQLAHNLMEVQQELSCLLESNENSTEPCAAASLQSQDPVSEASSSSSGILSEIQQNFRVLRLDNNAPRFEFHGWGCLQQLQKRSRHFGYGGAPAKKSRSGGTACLLVTGPKQEQLQKENAWNQQRHEEANNPTQPMTMAKLRSIGLYGDCLEHNAVLRVMDLFRSLHDHLTADLGFSRQNSMPSDYLFNMPVKNSMPKSLNVRYQLQVLCTKTERFLIKQRRILETNRSFDYDKYNECDKLIKGTTSYLQSFNQFMSIEMRHRNGNFMNQSAKFNVQRLESLLIGLREWLKATHLSVHVFNWEMDLEHRYSAAMTESHKTMQERAFLLAGAELEAAKPRVPTDEELYIAKRYKLERLMACAIEQDEFLTALLAHPETYFPPHVVAICGAPKGVVDMEDDSAEMEEYEEEAPSSPPRSNDRTFFRFRS, from the exons ATGTTTAATGCACGTGCTATGGCTGTGGGTCCTTCGGCCATCGATGACCGGCAACTGGCTCACAATTTGATGGAGGTGCAGCAGGAATTGTCCTGCCTGCTGGAGTCTAACGAAAATTCCACCGAGCCGTGTGCTGCTGCTTCTCTGCAGTCCCAGGACCCTGTCAGCGAGGCCAGCAGCTCGTCGTCGGGCATTTTGTCGGAGATCCAACAGAAtttccgggtgctccgcctgGACAACAATGCACCTCGCTTCGAGTTCCACGGCTGGGGATGCTTGCAACAGCTCCAGAAGCGTTCCCGCCACTTTGGCTACGGCGGGGCTCCGGCCAAGAAGTCCCGATCCGGTGGCACCGCCTGTTTGCTGGTCACCGGGCCCaagcaggagcagctgcagaAGGAGAACGCGTGGAACCAGCAGCGCCACGAGGAGGCGAACAACCCGACACAGCCCATGACCATGGCTAAACTGCGCTCGATTGGTCTGTACGGCGATTG CCTGGAGCACAATGCCGTGCTGCGCGTGATGGATCTGTTCAGGTCCCTGCATGACCACCTGACCGCCGATCTGGGCTTTTCGCGCCAAAACTCCATGCCATCCGACTACCTGTTCAACATGCCCGTCAAGAACTCCATGCCCAAGAGCCTTAATGTGCGCTACCAGCTGCAGGTGCTGTGCACCAAAACGGAGCGCTTCCTGATCAAACAGCGTCGCATCCTGGAGACAAATCGCAGCTTCGACTACGACAAATACAACGAGTGCGACAAGTTGATCAAGGGCACGACCTCCTACCTGCAGTCCTTCAACCAGTTTATGAGCATCGAAATGCGCCATCGCAACGGAAACTTTATGAACCAGTCGGCCAAGT TCAATGTGCAGCGCCTGGAGAGCTTGCTGATTGGCCTGCGCGAGTGGCTGAAGGCCACGCACCTCAGTGTGCACGTGTTCAACTGGGAGATGGACCTGGAGCACCGCTACTCGGCGGCCATGACCGAGAGCCACAAGACCATGCAGGAGCGAGCCTTCCTCTTGGCCGGAGCCGAGCTGGAGGCGGCCAAGCCACGCGTTCCGACTGACGAGGAGCTCTACATCGCTAAGAGGTACAAGCTAGAGCGGCTGATGGCCTGTGCCATCGAGCAGGACGAGTTCCTCACCGCCCTGCTCGCCCATCCGGAGACCTACTTCCCGCCCCACGTTGTGGCCATTTGTGGAGCACCCAAGGGCGTTGTAGACATGGAAGATGATTCTGCCGAGATGGAGGAATATGAAGAGGAAGCGCCTTCATCTCCGCCACGAAGCAACGATCGCACATTTTTCCGCTTCAGAAGCTAA